GACGCCACGAGCCGTTCGCCCGGTTGCCCTGCGAGGCGTCGAAGGCCCACGGGGCGCCCATCGCGACGGTGTCGTCCCCGCGCAGGACCAGGTGGACGTCGTCGTCGAACGGGCTGCCGATGTTCTTGGTCAGCTCGTTCAGGAGGTACCAGTCGACGAAGGAGGCGACGTCGATGCGGTCGCGGTAGCCGTTGGTCGGGAAGTCCCGGGCGTAGAGCAGGTCCTCGACCTGCTGGAACCGCACCGCCGCGTCCGAGGCGTCGCCGGCCTCGTTGTCCGGCAGGTAGAGCTGCAGGCCGCGATCGGTCCGGAAGCGCGGGTGGTCGAGGTCGCGGCTGTCCGCCAGCAGCGCGATGTCGTCGTCCTCGAGCTCGGCGCGCCCGTCCTGCACCGTGGGGCTCTCGCCGAACGAGTACAGGCCGCACGGGGTGCCGTTGACCTCCAGCCAGGCCGGCACGAGCCGCGGGACCCAGTCGAAGCCGAGCCGGCGGGCGATCTCCATCGCGCTGGCGGTGCGCAGCAGCGACCGGTCGGAGAAGTGGTCCAGCAGCACCCAGTCGCGCGAGGCGGGGAGGCCCAGGACGGAGGCGGGCTCAGCCAGCTCGACGGTGTACGGCCGCTTCAGGCCCTGCCACGGGTTGGCCGTCTGCGGGACCGACACCTCCGCGTCGAGCTCCTGCTTCGGGTCGGCGGGTCCTCGGACGGTCATCTCGACCGAGGTCGGGTCTTCGGTGCTCGTGATGAGCTCGCGGCAGGGCGCGGCGGGCTCCTCCGCGAGGTCGTCGACGGGCACCTCGAGCCGGACCGTCGCGACGCCGTCGATCTTCACGGGAGGCTGGCGTTCCGAGGGGGAGGCGGCGCCCGGCTCGGCGTCGCTCTTCGGCGCCGCGTCGACGTTGACCACGATCAGGAGGGCGAGCAGGGCCAGGGCCAGCAGAGCGGCCACGGCCACCCCGATCACGCGTGTCCGGCTCATGGTCGAACCCTACGTCGGGCGATGCGCGCGCACTGCGGGAACGCCGCTCTTCGCGAGATGGACCGCCGACAAACGGCAACTACGGGTTACCGACCGGTACGGTGTCGAGCGTGAAGCGATGGATGCCGTGGGCCTGGGCCCTGATCGTCGGGGTGCTCTACAGCCTGGTCTCCCTGTTGTCGTGGCGACGGCTGACCGTGAACTCGTGGGACAACGCGATCTTCGAGCAGGCCGTCAAGGCGTACTCGCGGTTCGACGCGCCGATCGTGCCGGTGAAGGGGCCCGGGTACAACATCCTGGGCGACCACTTCTCGCCGATCGACGCGCTGCTGGCCCCGGCGTACTGGGTCTTCCCGTACGGACAGACCCTGTTGGTCGCCCAAGGGGCGCTGATCGCGCTGTCCGTCGTGCCGATCACCCGCCTGGCCGTGGACCGCCTCGGCGTACGGGTCGGCTGGACGATCGCGCTCATGTACGGCCTGGCCTTCGGGTTCGGCAACGCGGTGGTGGCCGACTTCCACGAGGTCGCGTTCGCGGTGCCGATCCTGGCGATGGCCGGCGTCGCGTTCGTCGAGCAGCGCTGGTCCGCCGTGGTCTGGTGGTCGTTGCCGCTGCTGCTGGTCAAGGAGGACATGGGCGTCACCGTCGCGGCCGTCGGCGTGGCGCTGTGGCTCGCCGGCGAGCGGCGCCGAGGCCTGCTGCTGGCGGTGGGCGGGGCGATCGCCCTCGTGCTCGTGGTCTGGGTGATCATCCCGGCCTTCAACACCGGCGGCGGTTACGACTACACCAGCAACCTCGGCGGGGACGTGGGGATGTGGGAGACCCTGACGACGCAGGCCGACCGCAAACTGCTCACCCTGCTGCTGACCTTCGGCGTCACGGGCTTCGCGGCCCTGTGGTCGCCGTGGGCCGTCGTGGCGGCGCCCACGTTCCTGTGGCGCTTCCTCGGCGACGTCGAGTACTACTGGGGCACCGAGTGGCACTACTCGATCGTCATCATGCCGATCGTGTTCGTGGCGATGATCGACGCGATCGGGAAGCGGCGCTGGCTCGAGTGGCCCGGCGTCGTGCTGGGTGCTGCGGTCGGCGGCTACCTGCTGGCCGGCGGTCCGGTCGTGAAGCTGCTCGAGCCCGAGACCTGGGACGCCGCGCCGCGCCGCGAGGCCCTGCAGGAGGCGATCGACACGATCCCCGAGGACGCCGTGGTCGAGACCGACATCTCGGTGCTGAAATACCTCACCGGCAGCCACGACGACGTCTACTGGATCGGCACGATCGGCGACGTGGTGCCGGACTACATCATCTTCGACCGCAATCTGACCCAGACCGATCCGATCCAGCACGGCGCCGAGCACGGCGCGGCCTACGAGGTCGTGTTCGACCGTGACAACTACGTGGTCGCCGAGCGCGTCGACGACTGACGAGAAAGACGCCGCCCGCTCCCCGGAGGGAGCGAGCGGCGTCTCGTGGCGTCTCGTCAGGGGTGCGTCATGCTCATGACGTCGAGTGCCTGGTCGAGGTCGGCCTCGCTGATGTCGCCGCGCTCGACGTAGCCCTCCTCGATGACGACCTGGCGGATCGTCTTGCGCTCCTTGACCGACTTCTTGGCGATCGCGGCCGCGTTCTCGTAGCCGATGTGGCGGTTGAGCGGCGTCACGACGGACGGGCTCGACTCGGCCAGCTCGCGGCAGCGGTCGACGTCGGCGGTGATGCCGTCGATGCAGCGGTCGGCCAGCGTCGTCGAGGCGTTCGCCAGCAGGCGCATCGACTCGAGGATGTTGCGGCCGATGACCGGCAGCATGACGTTGAGCTCGAACGAGCCGGAGGCGCCGGCGAAGGCGATCGCGGCGTCGTTGCCGATGACCTGGGCGCACACCATGAGCGTCGCCTCGGGCAGGACCGGGTTGACCTTGCCGGGCATGATGCTCGAGCCGGGCTGCAGGTCGGGCAGGTGGATCTCGCCCAGGCCCGTGCGGGGGCCCGAGCCCATCCAGCGCAGGTCGTTGTTGATCTTGACCAGGCTGACGGCGATGGTGCGCAGCTGGCCCGACATCTCGACCAGGCCGTCGCGGGCGCCCTGCGCCTCGAAGTGGTCGCGCGCCTCGGTCAGCGGCAGGCCCGTGCGCTCGGCGAGGATCTCGATGACGCGCTGGGGGAAGCCCTTCGGCGTGTTGATGCCCGTGCCGACGGCGG
Above is a window of Aeromicrobium senzhongii DNA encoding:
- a CDS encoding class II fumarate hydratase, whose product is MTENNKEWRIERDTMGEVKVPADALYRAQTQRAVENFPISGTPIESSQIRALAQIKAACATANAELGILDQDMADAIVAAADEVASGGHDGHFPIDVFQTGSGTSSNMNTNEVIATLATRNSGIEVHPNDHVNASQSSNDVFPTSIHVAATDSALNTLIPALDHLAKSLEAKGAEFADVVKSGRTHLMDATPVTLGQEFNGYAAQIRRGIERIEASLPRTAEVPLGGTAVGTGINTPKGFPQRVIEILAERTGLPLTEARDHFEAQGARDGLVEMSGQLRTIAVSLVKINNDLRWMGSGPRTGLGEIHLPDLQPGSSIMPGKVNPVLPEATLMVCAQVIGNDAAIAFAGASGSFELNVMLPVIGRNILESMRLLANASTTLADRCIDGITADVDRCRELAESSPSVVTPLNRHIGYENAAAIAKKSVKERKTIRQVVIEEGYVERGDISEADLDQALDVMSMTHP
- a CDS encoding CotH kinase family protein translates to MSRTRVIGVAVAALLALALLALLIVVNVDAAPKSDAEPGAASPSERQPPVKIDGVATVRLEVPVDDLAEEPAAPCRELITSTEDPTSVEMTVRGPADPKQELDAEVSVPQTANPWQGLKRPYTVELAEPASVLGLPASRDWVLLDHFSDRSLLRTASAMEIARRLGFDWVPRLVPAWLEVNGTPCGLYSFGESPTVQDGRAELEDDDIALLADSRDLDHPRFRTDRGLQLYLPDNEAGDASDAAVRFQQVEDLLYARDFPTNGYRDRIDVASFVDWYLLNELTKNIGSPFDDDVHLVLRGDDTVAMGAPWAFDASQGNRANGSWRLEHPKGWWLQRSWYSISDDPRWREAFSPTQLWNQRRGHYFNVLMSDPWFAARVADRWTEVSDSLATMGDFIDDRAAVIADDAADNFSSPDVDGPGLPVTASEFDNDPTSHVYANDDPAVEPREGWQNEVDLLRRWLERRVGWLDGEFLD
- a CDS encoding DUF2079 domain-containing protein; translation: MKRWMPWAWALIVGVLYSLVSLLSWRRLTVNSWDNAIFEQAVKAYSRFDAPIVPVKGPGYNILGDHFSPIDALLAPAYWVFPYGQTLLVAQGALIALSVVPITRLAVDRLGVRVGWTIALMYGLAFGFGNAVVADFHEVAFAVPILAMAGVAFVEQRWSAVVWWSLPLLLVKEDMGVTVAAVGVALWLAGERRRGLLLAVGGAIALVLVVWVIIPAFNTGGGYDYTSNLGGDVGMWETLTTQADRKLLTLLLTFGVTGFAALWSPWAVVAAPTFLWRFLGDVEYYWGTEWHYSIVIMPIVFVAMIDAIGKRRWLEWPGVVLGAAVGGYLLAGGPVVKLLEPETWDAAPRREALQEAIDTIPEDAVVETDISVLKYLTGSHDDVYWIGTIGDVVPDYIIFDRNLTQTDPIQHGAEHGAAYEVVFDRDNYVVAERVDD